A genomic region of Leptospira saintgironsiae contains the following coding sequences:
- the mltG gene encoding endolytic transglycosylase MltG, which translates to MIFKNTFLRRSVVLLGILALSGVVAFFVTDEIKGGAVGAGQVKVDIIVEPGDSPAEVTENLSKNGLLKSSKYFLFLIKATRSAGKIKAGLYEINDGMDARKILQVITEGKVKLVTFTVPEGYNNRQIGDLLVKKNLIKSRADFLNAASRTELLREFKIPANNAEGYLFPETYSVPVNFPADKIARMMIKRFYVRLEKVPGAKELDPKKLHEIVVLASVVEREAKKNEERPLMAGVFLNRLKQDIPLESCATIQYLFDKPHPRIFEKDLKIVSPYNTYMNKGYPPGPISNPGQPSLEAALMPTKTEYLFFLLKPDGFHYFSKSFKEHAEAKKKYIDVLYE; encoded by the coding sequence ATGATTTTTAAAAATACATTTTTGAGAAGATCCGTTGTTTTATTAGGCATACTTGCACTTTCGGGTGTGGTCGCCTTCTTTGTTACAGATGAGATCAAAGGGGGAGCTGTTGGTGCTGGCCAGGTAAAAGTGGATATCATCGTAGAGCCGGGCGATTCTCCTGCAGAGGTTACTGAAAATCTTTCCAAGAACGGACTATTAAAATCTTCTAAATATTTCCTTTTTCTAATTAAAGCAACCAGGTCCGCAGGAAAGATTAAAGCTGGTCTTTACGAGATCAACGACGGAATGGATGCGCGCAAGATCCTTCAAGTTATTACAGAAGGAAAAGTCAAACTTGTAACTTTTACAGTTCCAGAAGGTTATAATAACCGCCAGATCGGTGACTTGTTAGTTAAGAAAAACTTAATTAAATCCAGAGCGGATTTTTTAAATGCTGCTTCCAGAACAGAATTATTAAGAGAGTTTAAGATCCCTGCAAATAATGCAGAAGGTTATCTGTTCCCTGAGACTTACAGTGTTCCAGTGAATTTTCCTGCTGATAAGATCGCAAGGATGATGATCAAAAGATTTTACGTTAGATTGGAGAAGGTTCCTGGCGCTAAGGAATTGGATCCTAAAAAACTACATGAGATCGTTGTACTTGCTTCTGTGGTAGAAAGAGAAGCCAAAAAAAATGAAGAAAGACCTTTGATGGCCGGTGTTTTCTTAAATCGTTTAAAACAAGATATTCCTTTGGAGTCTTGCGCTACTATTCAGTATCTTTTTGATAAACCACATCCTCGTATTTTCGAAAAGGATCTGAAGATTGTTTCTCCTTATAATACTTATATGAACAAAGGATATCCGCCTGGTCCAATTTCCAATCCAGGGCAACCTTCTTTGGAAGCTGCACTGATGCCTACTAAGACTGAGTATTTATTCTTCTTATTAAAACCGGATGGATTTCATTACTTTTCTAAAAGTTTTAAAGAACATGCCGAAGCTAAGAAAAAGTATATCGACGTTCTTTACGAATAG
- a CDS encoding phosphoribosyl-AMP cyclohydrolase — protein sequence MLTIIWAGGQPGKISELRRMTQPEWEHLRNDLPANVKTFIDCDEDTILISHPDFSEKELFEISNFDGLKFSNGLIPVITKDEKGLFLMQAFSNLESLELSQKESLGIYFSRSRNQLWRKGDTSGHIQKLKRILAPKDGSFVVYEVEQEGAACHEGYYSCFFREQDKTGTKNLVPEIPFLGK from the coding sequence ATGCTTACTATTATTTGGGCCGGGGGACAACCCGGAAAAATTTCGGAATTAAGAAGGATGACCCAACCAGAATGGGAACATCTACGCAATGATCTTCCGGCTAACGTGAAAACATTTATAGACTGCGACGAAGACACTATCCTAATTTCTCATCCTGATTTTTCAGAAAAGGAATTATTTGAGATCTCTAATTTTGATGGCCTCAAATTTTCAAATGGTTTAATCCCTGTGATCACTAAGGATGAGAAGGGTCTATTTTTGATGCAGGCATTCTCTAATTTGGAAAGTTTAGAACTGAGCCAAAAAGAATCCTTAGGAATTTATTTCAGCAGATCCAGGAACCAGCTTTGGAGAAAGGGAGATACTTCTGGACATATCCAAAAGCTGAAAAGGATCTTAGCACCCAAAGACGGAAGTTTTGTTGTGTACGAAGTGGAACAGGAAGGTGCAGCCTGTCACGAAGGGTACTATTCCTGTTTTTTCAGAGAGCAGGATAAAACGGGTACAAAAAACTTAGTTCCGGAGATCCCTTTTTTAGGGAAGTAG
- a CDS encoding single-stranded DNA-binding protein, translated as MKNLSLTVLDGFLTVDPELKRTQAGKSVTNFTVAVNHNYKRTEGEESEVSYVDVEVWEKLAENCSEYLKKGKKVTVIGHLKQDRWKNQEGQSRSKVKVIADEVRFDSFGDRREKEAA; from the coding sequence ATGAAAAATTTATCACTCACAGTTCTGGACGGTTTTTTAACCGTTGATCCAGAATTAAAGAGAACCCAAGCAGGAAAGTCCGTCACAAATTTTACAGTGGCAGTGAACCATAATTACAAAAGAACAGAAGGAGAAGAATCCGAGGTCTCTTACGTGGATGTGGAAGTCTGGGAGAAGCTTGCAGAAAATTGTTCTGAGTATCTTAAAAAAGGGAAAAAGGTAACAGTAATCGGACATTTAAAACAGGATAGATGGAAAAATCAAGAAGGCCAATCCCGTTCCAAGGTCAAAGTAATAGCGGACGAGGTCCGATTCGACAGCTTCGGGGATAGAAGAGAAAAAGAAGCAGCATAG
- a CDS encoding RNA polymerase sigma factor has translation MGEAEFSRFVEETREIVLAAISRYLYERFAYAIDDVAQETYLRAYKALQKGQFRGDSKLTTWLYTIARNESIRMNENLMREETKAEKAGKRSEEDSRSFAFDKELPEDREDLPTWEKAKLWIGNLPEAYRSVIQYYLSGYSEKEIAEVLGVPAGTVKSRAARGKEMLRRMQNSEKREGGEVWGKY, from the coding sequence ATGGGAGAGGCAGAATTTTCCCGCTTCGTAGAAGAGACCAGGGAGATCGTCTTAGCGGCGATCTCCCGTTACTTGTATGAACGCTTTGCATATGCGATAGACGATGTCGCACAGGAAACATATCTTCGTGCTTATAAGGCATTACAAAAAGGTCAATTCAGAGGAGACTCCAAGTTGACCACTTGGTTATACACAATCGCCAGAAATGAATCCATTCGTATGAATGAAAATCTGATGAGAGAAGAAACCAAAGCAGAGAAGGCTGGAAAAAGATCGGAAGAAGATTCCAGAAGTTTCGCTTTTGATAAAGAACTTCCAGAGGATAGAGAAGATCTTCCTACTTGGGAAAAAGCAAAACTTTGGATTGGAAATCTACCGGAAGCGTATAGAAGTGTGATCCAATATTATCTTTCCGGATATTCCGAAAAAGAGATCGCTGAAGTTTTGGGAGTTCCAGCTGGAACTGTAAAATCCCGAGCCGCCAGAGGAAAGGAAATGTTGCGAAGAATGCAGAACTCCGAAAAAAGAGAAGGAGGAGAAGTATGGGGAAAATATTAA
- a CDS encoding Spy/CpxP family protein refolding chaperone: protein MFRKITKITAILLVLGTTALLTQGCHHKWMSHEKRANYIVKKLKSELDLTDTQAAALDKIKEDVLAKRKELKLGGHFLPKEAVEELRADKLNPEKWNKLGEEREKKIAALRVFFTKKAVEFHAVLTPEQRGKLADLILKFQSKFDKEDED from the coding sequence ATGTTTCGCAAAATTACGAAAATAACCGCGATTTTGTTGGTGCTGGGGACTACCGCCCTTCTAACTCAAGGATGCCATCACAAATGGATGTCTCATGAGAAAAGAGCCAATTATATCGTCAAAAAACTTAAGTCCGAATTGGATTTAACAGATACACAAGCGGCAGCCCTTGATAAAATTAAAGAGGACGTGCTTGCAAAACGTAAAGAGCTTAAATTGGGCGGACACTTCCTTCCTAAGGAAGCAGTAGAAGAACTTCGGGCAGATAAATTGAATCCTGAAAAATGGAACAAACTGGGCGAAGAAAGAGAGAAAAAGATCGCAGCTCTTAGAGTATTTTTCACCAAAAAGGCAGTGGAATTCCACGCGGTATTAACTCCCGAACAAAGAGGGAAACTTGCGGATCTAATCCTTAAGTTCCAAAGTAAATTCGATAAGGAAGACGAGGATTAA
- a CDS encoding response regulator, with protein sequence MVQSFFKILFAEDNESSAELLIHFLERFNFEVDHVVDGMAAELKLRKTKYDFILLDNMMPVLSGVRLASKVPDLNKNTPIVFLTASNEKEDVMAAAHSKQLVGYILKPFDPDKLLQKIVSVLKIPDDMIVDKKKFPFSIERTQNVSYGNGVKLVGCPFQKNAEKIAQEIAFVLKELPGVRKFFIEVGEEFYYHKKAQELLASLVTRLASKYEIKEEDILILSS encoded by the coding sequence ATGGTCCAATCTTTCTTTAAAATTTTATTTGCGGAAGATAACGAAAGTTCTGCTGAATTGCTCATTCATTTTTTGGAAAGGTTCAATTTCGAAGTGGACCATGTTGTAGATGGAATGGCCGCAGAGCTAAAATTAAGAAAAACAAAATATGATTTTATCCTCTTGGATAATATGATGCCCGTACTTTCGGGGGTCCGTTTGGCAAGTAAGGTCCCAGATCTGAACAAAAATACCCCGATCGTCTTTCTGACAGCCAGTAACGAAAAGGAAGATGTGATGGCCGCTGCCCATAGCAAACAACTTGTGGGTTATATCCTTAAACCTTTCGATCCAGATAAACTTCTGCAAAAGATAGTCTCTGTGCTCAAGATCCCGGATGACATGATCGTGGATAAAAAGAAATTTCCTTTCTCCATTGAAAGGACACAAAACGTATCTTATGGAAATGGAGTGAAACTTGTAGGTTGTCCTTTCCAAAAAAATGCAGAGAAGATTGCCCAAGAGATCGCCTTCGTACTAAAGGAACTCCCTGGAGTTCGTAAGTTCTTTATAGAAGTGGGAGAAGAGTTCTATTATCATAAAAAGGCTCAGGAACTTCTGGCCTCTCTCGTGACCCGTCTGGCTTCCAAATATGAGATCAAGGAAGAAGATATTCTCATACTTTCTTCTTAA
- a CDS encoding lectin-like protein — protein sequence MKRKLIMLTVFLISLSSTSLFASRGAVTESPIDIFEKSAEAKSLAVQRQVQVAANLPVHKALFYGTHNSYNSKAYAGPFFSYAFPNQQVSLTDQLRLGARFIELDIHYYLSTNFKNDFLLCHAQSNDLGCNVFDRPASKGLEEIRNWISSPENRNEVLVLYFEDYLDGRQDEFLGIVRNYLDPYLYRYSGSCGDIPSAANMPKLKDMVSSNRRILMMSNGCYDGAWNQYSKRIFFGSNTISPKAFQGYPSCNWSRSVYDNTMTRVFNDSTNYFGIYDGVKESGVFTNDNIAQMLACGISVFGIDQFSPDFAKQGLWSWDNAEPNDYGGAEDCLQIVGSGRWNDNKCSNSYRYACKDGSGNWAITDASGNWANGKSACSARGWNFSSPLTPYENKKLQEAKTAKGVSEVWANLTDQYSEGYWEAGR from the coding sequence ATGAAGAGAAAATTAATCATGCTTACTGTTTTTCTAATAAGCTTGTCTTCGACTAGTTTATTTGCAAGCAGGGGAGCGGTAACTGAAAGTCCGATCGATATATTCGAAAAGTCCGCGGAAGCAAAATCACTCGCTGTACAAAGACAAGTGCAAGTAGCAGCAAACCTACCAGTGCATAAAGCTTTGTTTTACGGCACACATAACTCATATAATAGCAAAGCGTATGCAGGACCTTTCTTTTCTTACGCTTTTCCGAACCAACAGGTTTCTCTTACTGATCAGTTGAGATTAGGGGCTAGGTTTATAGAATTAGATATTCATTATTATCTGAGCACGAATTTCAAAAACGATTTCTTACTTTGTCATGCTCAATCCAACGATTTAGGATGTAACGTATTCGATCGTCCTGCAAGTAAAGGATTAGAAGAGATTCGCAATTGGATTTCTTCTCCTGAAAACAGGAACGAAGTTCTGGTACTTTATTTCGAGGATTATCTGGATGGAAGACAGGATGAGTTCTTAGGTATCGTAAGAAACTACTTGGATCCTTATCTATACAGATACAGTGGTTCTTGCGGAGATATTCCGAGCGCAGCAAACATGCCAAAACTCAAAGACATGGTTTCTTCTAACAGAAGGATCTTAATGATGAGCAATGGTTGTTACGACGGAGCTTGGAACCAATACTCAAAAAGGATCTTCTTCGGAAGTAATACAATCAGCCCGAAAGCTTTTCAAGGTTATCCTAGCTGTAACTGGTCCAGAAGTGTATACGATAACACTATGACCCGTGTATTCAATGATAGTACCAACTACTTTGGCATCTATGATGGTGTAAAAGAAAGTGGAGTATTCACAAACGATAATATTGCTCAGATGTTAGCTTGCGGGATCAGCGTATTCGGAATTGACCAATTCAGTCCAGATTTTGCAAAACAAGGACTTTGGTCTTGGGATAACGCAGAGCCTAATGATTACGGTGGAGCAGAAGATTGCCTTCAGATCGTAGGAAGCGGACGTTGGAATGATAACAAATGTTCCAATAGCTATCGTTATGCATGTAAAGATGGAAGCGGAAACTGGGCAATCACAGACGCTTCTGGAAATTGGGCAAACGGAAAGAGCGCATGTTCTGCAAGAGGCTGGAACTTCTCCTCTCCTTTAACTCCATATGAGAACAAAAAACTCCAAGAGGCAAAAACTGCTAAGGGAGTTTCAGAAGTATGGGCAAATCTTACTGACCAGTATTCGGAAGGATATTGGGAAGCCGGAAGATAA
- a CDS encoding DUF1801 domain-containing protein, translating into MRNMPAKKKSKKSSSSPKKGIKYEDKSPGQPELVPIFNEIKKLMKPYIKGTLKEWGDSKGQYGLVSEMEIEINGKKKPEIYFSGALVQKGYVGFYFMPVYSEPELKKVLPQELLKCLKGKSCFYIKKNDPVLLSQIKDALKLGYEDYKKKGWVK; encoded by the coding sequence ATGCGAAACATGCCAGCAAAGAAGAAGTCCAAAAAGAGCAGTTCGTCCCCTAAAAAAGGGATCAAATACGAAGACAAATCTCCAGGACAACCAGAACTAGTTCCAATTTTTAATGAGATCAAGAAGCTGATGAAACCCTATATAAAGGGAACTCTTAAAGAATGGGGAGATTCTAAAGGCCAATACGGTTTAGTCAGCGAGATGGAGATCGAAATAAACGGCAAAAAGAAGCCTGAAATTTATTTTTCAGGAGCACTCGTTCAAAAAGGATATGTGGGATTTTATTTTATGCCCGTGTATTCTGAGCCTGAATTGAAAAAAGTTTTACCACAAGAACTCCTGAAATGTTTAAAAGGTAAAAGCTGTTTTTATATAAAGAAGAATGACCCGGTCCTTCTTTCTCAAATCAAAGACGCCTTAAAATTAGGATACGAAGATTATAAGAAGAAGGGCTGGGTAAAATAA
- a CDS encoding esterase/lipase family protein, whose protein sequence is MPYKPTEPSMKLGKFAVSFARDTSLGVLSGVKSALTGSFEWCAKSLSEISETPTVNGTKFGEFLKDAGRSLGEAGSKTEEGLSRAFESTAQAMHTALEALSETESLIQRKVFENISVSSVVGESFAGMITTSEIQASFRLDGKDVSPEEVLADWKKSGSKKPILCVPGLFCDEGLWIKNGEPSFSEILIKENYYPFYLRFNPGSHISENGSKLLELVRKVLDDPELKKKKFDVVTYSQGGLILRSALYSSKKEGNPLSSNIQKVLFISSPDGGSYIEKVGFWLGLGAEAMPVFPVQLVGYIGNQRSEAMKDLSHGIIREEDWKEGTHLGRYGKDKYFGELDDIDAYQIYSFVSEEEGDWSSWIGDGIVEKPSLTLFSDSVFRKKSNPENRVKILKGLSHYQIMPSPELREYFLKIFLGK, encoded by the coding sequence ATGCCATACAAACCTACAGAACCCAGCATGAAGTTGGGAAAATTCGCAGTTTCATTCGCAAGAGACACTTCTCTTGGTGTTCTATCCGGAGTTAAATCCGCACTCACAGGTTCATTCGAATGGTGTGCAAAAAGTTTATCTGAAATTTCAGAAACACCTACAGTAAACGGAACCAAATTTGGAGAATTCCTAAAGGATGCAGGAAGGTCTTTAGGAGAAGCCGGAAGTAAAACTGAAGAAGGTCTATCTAGAGCATTCGAATCTACTGCACAAGCAATGCATACTGCATTAGAAGCATTGAGTGAAACAGAATCTTTGATACAAAGAAAGGTATTCGAAAATATTTCGGTTTCCAGCGTTGTAGGAGAATCCTTTGCAGGGATGATCACTACTTCAGAGATCCAGGCATCTTTTCGTTTAGATGGAAAGGATGTAAGTCCAGAAGAAGTATTGGCAGATTGGAAAAAATCTGGATCTAAAAAACCGATCCTTTGTGTGCCTGGGCTATTTTGTGACGAAGGTCTTTGGATTAAGAATGGAGAACCTTCTTTCTCCGAAATTCTAATTAAAGAAAATTATTATCCATTTTATCTTAGATTCAATCCTGGTTCACATATTTCAGAGAATGGATCTAAACTTTTGGAGTTAGTCAGGAAGGTTTTGGACGATCCTGAATTAAAGAAGAAAAAATTCGACGTGGTCACTTATAGTCAGGGTGGACTTATCCTTAGGAGTGCTCTTTATTCTTCTAAAAAAGAAGGAAATCCACTTTCTTCTAATATTCAAAAAGTATTATTTATTAGTTCTCCCGACGGAGGTTCCTATATTGAAAAAGTAGGATTCTGGTTGGGACTTGGAGCTGAGGCTATGCCTGTGTTTCCGGTGCAGCTAGTCGGTTATATCGGAAACCAAAGAAGTGAAGCAATGAAGGATCTTTCTCACGGAATTATTCGAGAAGAAGATTGGAAAGAAGGTACACATCTAGGCAGATACGGAAAAGATAAATATTTTGGTGAGCTGGATGATATAGACGCTTACCAAATTTACAGTTTTGTTTCGGAAGAAGAAGGTGATTGGTCTTCTTGGATCGGAGATGGGATCGTAGAAAAACCAAGTCTTACTCTTTTTAGTGATTCTGTATTTCGTAAAAAATCCAATCCTGAAAACAGAGTTAAGATCTTAAAAGGGTTATCTCATTATCAGATTATGCCTTCTCCTGAATTAAGAGAATACTTTCTAAAAATTTTCTTAGGGAAGTGA
- a CDS encoding CsaA family protein, translated as MMESTEYTNLVSERPFTDLDLRVGKVIGFELLLDHGEKAYRLILDFGEKAGVRKSSEPILSLGEEKDFLGKQTLCVMDYPSAHIARMRAQALFLGFVEEEEEFSKSDAISFVQLAC; from the coding sequence ATGATGGAATCGACTGAATATACAAACTTAGTTTCGGAAAGACCTTTTACCGATCTAGACTTAAGAGTCGGTAAAGTAATTGGTTTCGAATTGCTTCTTGATCATGGGGAAAAAGCTTATAGATTGATCTTGGATTTTGGTGAGAAAGCCGGAGTCCGCAAATCAAGCGAACCCATACTCTCTCTTGGTGAAGAGAAAGATTTCTTGGGCAAACAAACACTTTGCGTGATGGACTATCCTTCTGCTCATATTGCAAGAATGAGAGCTCAAGCTCTGTTCTTAGGCTTTGTAGAAGAAGAGGAAGAATTCAGCAAGTCCGACGCAATCAGCTTCGTTCAACTCGCCTGTTAA
- the lvrB gene encoding hybrid histidine kinase/response regulator LvrB — protein MRALKFLFLEDSSTDLELIQRELKRGGVEYIPVHVQDRDEYLRAIEDEKPDFIFSDYSLPNFDGLSALTIAKEQCPTTPFIFVSGTYGEDAAIQTLTRGATDYVLKDRLVKLVPALRRAIREIEEHKALRRAEQEKFEIEEQLRQSQKVEAMGFLAGAMAHEINNPIMAIIDYAQLISKGEMDIDKAQKIASKIKQEGERISVMVKDLLRFARQEKAAFEPVSVFALISKTRSIAEQRLKMSRIQLDLDIHPDLPSVMCKEGQILQVLLNLINNGIDALNQRYPEYDENKRMIITAKPEEIGGKPWVRITVEDLGSGIPQEIGKSIFNTFFTTKGADKGTGLGLSVSLGIVKEHGGFLSFESASNEYTRFFLDLPAV, from the coding sequence ATGAGAGCACTAAAATTTCTTTTTTTAGAAGATTCTTCTACCGATCTAGAGCTTATCCAAAGGGAATTAAAAAGGGGAGGAGTTGAATATATTCCTGTCCATGTCCAAGATCGGGACGAATACCTAAGGGCAATCGAAGACGAGAAGCCTGATTTTATTTTTTCGGATTATTCACTTCCTAATTTTGATGGTTTATCCGCATTAACCATCGCTAAAGAACAATGTCCTACTACTCCTTTTATATTTGTTTCCGGAACGTACGGAGAAGACGCAGCCATCCAAACTCTGACTAGGGGCGCAACTGATTACGTCCTGAAAGATAGGTTAGTAAAACTTGTCCCAGCCCTAAGAAGAGCAATCCGAGAAATAGAAGAACATAAAGCTTTAAGAAGAGCGGAACAAGAAAAGTTTGAAATAGAAGAACAACTCAGACAAAGCCAGAAAGTAGAAGCAATGGGGTTTTTAGCAGGGGCCATGGCCCATGAGATCAATAATCCTATCATGGCAATCATTGACTACGCACAGTTAATCTCAAAAGGAGAAATGGATATAGATAAGGCCCAAAAGATTGCTTCTAAGATCAAACAAGAAGGGGAAAGAATTTCTGTAATGGTAAAAGATCTATTAAGATTTGCCAGACAGGAAAAAGCAGCCTTTGAGCCTGTAAGTGTTTTTGCATTAATATCAAAGACACGTTCTATCGCGGAACAAAGATTAAAGATGAGCCGTATCCAATTGGATTTGGATATTCATCCTGATCTTCCTTCCGTAATGTGTAAAGAAGGGCAGATACTTCAGGTACTTTTGAATCTAATCAATAACGGGATAGATGCGTTAAACCAACGTTATCCGGAATATGATGAAAACAAAAGAATGATCATAACCGCTAAACCGGAAGAGATCGGTGGAAAACCCTGGGTTCGGATTACTGTAGAAGATTTGGGTTCTGGAATTCCTCAGGAAATCGGTAAGTCTATCTTCAATACCTTCTTCACTACTAAAGGAGCAGATAAGGGAACAGGGCTCGGACTTTCTGTCAGCCTTGGTATAGTGAAAGAGCATGGAGGATTTCTTTCCTTCGAAAGTGCTTCCAATGAATACACTAGATTTTTCTTAGATTTACCCGCAGTCTAA
- a CDS encoding response regulator, with amino-acid sequence MNQSGNYDILYAEDNPNDAELTLRGFRKNNLVNQVFHVKDGEEALEFLFCRGRYEGRESGGKPLFILLDLKMPKVDGLEVLREIKSDEKLRTVPVVMLTSSAEEKDIVESYKLGVNSYIIKPVEFEKLIVTVSEIGQYWCILNKSVH; translated from the coding sequence ATGAATCAATCGGGAAACTATGATATACTTTATGCGGAAGATAATCCGAACGATGCAGAACTTACTCTGAGAGGTTTTAGAAAGAATAATTTAGTAAATCAAGTCTTTCATGTTAAAGATGGAGAGGAAGCTTTAGAGTTTTTGTTTTGCAGAGGAAGATATGAAGGTAGAGAATCCGGCGGAAAACCTTTATTTATATTATTAGATCTAAAAATGCCAAAAGTAGACGGTCTCGAGGTGTTAAGAGAGATCAAGTCAGATGAAAAATTAAGAACTGTTCCTGTAGTTATGTTAACTTCTTCCGCGGAAGAGAAAGATATAGTAGAAAGTTATAAACTAGGCGTAAACAGTTATATAATCAAACCTGTAGAATTTGAAAAGCTAATCGTAACGGTATCTGAAATAGGACAATATTGGTGTATATTAAATAAATCGGTGCATTGA
- a CDS encoding ATP-binding protein produces the protein MLSYDSKLRFGVVGIGFLSLLIGVSSWISNRNLAQSKDWESHTFSVLSRLENLASSVKESKIRFLLFLASGKKEDLEYYKTEKQNLFFKLGELKYITRDNPIQQDGISELEELLIQRNELVQKIGRSIFKNKEEETANAILENQIDRSIDKLKEKELTLLAERALDSKMKEKITDWVLFFSISFNILILAILYRFLKKESDLRIEAENILFDKNNLLERTLSEKEAFYKEILMIKSALDCASSNIMIADNDLNVVYTNRSVVNMFQAAKENIRNQFPNFSPEALLGSCIDSFHVHPEKQRHILSTFTNTHKSSVSIGGRQFNLSADPVIDSSGKRLGSVVEWLDVTERNLKEFQINKLNQDLEENIRKLEYANRELEAFSYSVSHDLRAPIRGIDGFTKIMLEDYSTVLEPEALRLLNVIASNSKFMGQLIDDLLAFYRVSKLEPKSDSINMKHMVSDSIEIINQEYGSRSPIVEISELPPVRGDASMLKQVWLNLISNAYKYSSKSQNPFVEIGFLSGEGNRTFFVKDNGVGFDDQYSHKLFKVFQRLHSNEEFAGTGIGLAIVDRIVQRHGGKVWAEGKMGQGATFYFTIPSKE, from the coding sequence ATGCTTTCATATGATTCTAAACTAAGATTCGGAGTTGTCGGAATAGGTTTTTTAAGCCTATTAATAGGCGTTTCTTCTTGGATCAGCAATAGGAATCTAGCTCAATCTAAGGATTGGGAATCTCATACATTCAGTGTACTTTCCAGATTAGAAAATTTAGCTTCTTCGGTAAAAGAATCTAAGATCCGATTTTTGCTCTTTTTGGCCTCCGGAAAAAAAGAGGACTTAGAATATTATAAAACTGAAAAACAGAATTTATTCTTCAAACTTGGTGAGCTCAAATATATCACCAGAGACAATCCTATACAACAAGACGGTATTTCTGAATTAGAGGAATTACTCATCCAAAGGAACGAATTGGTCCAGAAGATAGGTCGTTCTATATTCAAAAACAAAGAAGAAGAGACCGCAAACGCAATATTAGAGAATCAGATTGACCGATCAATTGACAAACTGAAGGAAAAAGAGCTTACACTTCTTGCTGAAAGGGCCCTTGATTCTAAAATGAAGGAGAAGATCACGGATTGGGTCTTATTTTTTTCGATCTCCTTTAATATACTCATCTTAGCTATACTTTATAGATTCTTGAAAAAGGAATCCGATCTTAGGATAGAGGCGGAAAATATTCTTTTCGATAAGAATAACCTTCTGGAACGCACACTTTCTGAAAAAGAAGCGTTCTATAAAGAAATTCTAATGATCAAATCTGCCTTGGATTGCGCTTCCAGCAATATTATGATCGCGGACAACGATCTGAATGTGGTGTATACAAACCGCTCAGTAGTGAACATGTTCCAAGCCGCAAAGGAAAATATTCGCAATCAGTTTCCGAATTTTTCTCCGGAGGCTTTACTCGGATCATGTATAGATTCTTTTCATGTTCATCCAGAAAAACAAAGGCATATACTTTCTACATTTACCAATACTCATAAAAGTTCCGTTTCTATAGGCGGTAGACAATTTAATTTAAGCGCTGACCCTGTCATCGATTCTTCCGGTAAAAGACTCGGAAGTGTCGTGGAATGGCTGGATGTGACCGAGAGGAATCTCAAAGAATTCCAGATAAATAAACTGAATCAGGATCTTGAAGAGAATATTCGGAAATTAGAATATGCAAATCGGGAATTGGAAGCGTTCAGTTATTCTGTTTCTCACGATTTGCGGGCTCCTATCCGAGGAATAGACGGATTTACAAAGATCATGTTGGAAGATTATTCCACAGTTTTAGAACCAGAAGCTCTTAGACTTTTGAATGTGATCGCCTCCAATTCTAAATTTATGGGGCAATTAATTGATGATCTATTAGCATTCTATCGTGTATCTAAGTTAGAGCCAAAATCTGATTCAATCAATATGAAACATATGGTTTCTGATTCAATAGAGATCATCAATCAGGAATACGGATCCAGAAGCCCAATAGTGGAAATTTCAGAACTTCCTCCAGTGAGAGGGGATGCCTCTATGTTAAAGCAGGTTTGGTTAAATCTGATCTCAAACGCGTATAAGTATTCCTCAAAATCGCAAAATCCTTTCGTGGAAATAGGCTTTTTAAGCGGAGAGGGAAATCGCACATTCTTTGTAAAAGATAATGGAGTTGGTTTCGACGATCAATACTCCCATAAACTTTTCAAAGTATTTCAAAGACTACATTCGAATGAAGAATTTGCTGGAACTGGCATTGGACTTGCGATCGTGGATAGGATCGTACAAAGGCATGGTGGAAAAGTTTGGGCAGAAGGAAAGATGGGGCAAGGCGCTACATTTTATTTTACAATACCGAGCAAGGAATAG